From Rana temporaria chromosome 7, aRanTem1.1, whole genome shotgun sequence, the proteins below share one genomic window:
- the HMOX1 gene encoding heme oxygenase 1 isoform X2, with protein sequence MQSSDRKESNGVMGDLSEALKEATKDVHQQAENTEFMMNFQKGQVTLHEFKLVMSSLYYVYEALEEEIEHNKENPVFSPLYFPLELHRKSALEEDLEYFYGPQWRKKINFPQSTKSYVERLHHIGRKEPELLLAHAYTRYLGDLSGGQVLKKIAQKALQLPATGEGLAFFTFQHVTNATKFKQLYRSRMNSIDFDSATKKRILEEAKTAFLLNVKVFEELQTLSTRQNDNVTDDASRLRNRIPKSIKGDSNFRIHTSEQTTFFNQFPRWVAIGGCVLLAIMGLYIL encoded by the exons ATGCAATCATCCGACAGAAAGGAATCCAACGG TGTTATGGGGGACTTGTCTGAGGCCTTGAAAGAAGCAACAAAGGATGTCCATCAGCAAGCAGAAAACACAGAGTTCATGATGAATTTTCAGAAAGGACAGGTCACATTACATGAGTTCAAG CTTGTCATGTCATCCTTATACTATGTGTATGAAGCCCTGGAAGAAGAGATtgaacacaacaaagaaaatccagtattttccccactgtatttcCCTCTGGAACTCCATCGCAAAAGTGCTTTGGAAGAAGATCTTGAATACTTCTATGGACCACAGTGGCGAAAAAAGATCAATTTCCCACAGTCCACTAAAAGTTATGTGGAGAGGCTTCATCATATCGGTCGTAAGGAACCAGAGTTGCTGTTGGCTCATGCATACACAAGATATTTAGGAGACCTTTCAGGTGGTCAAGTTCTCAAAAAGATTGCTCAGAAAGCACTTCAGCTACCAGCCACTGGGGAAGGACTGGCCTTTTTCACCTTTCAACATGTTACCAACGCAACAAAGTTCAAACAGCTTTATCGCTCCAGAATGAACTCTATAGATTTCGACAGTGCTACAAAAAAAAGAATCTTAGAAGAAGCAAAGACAGCATTTTTGCTTAATGTAAAG GTTTTTGAAGAACTGCAAACATTATCAACAAGACAGAATGACAATGTAACAGATGATGCTTCAAGATTAAGAAACAGAATACCCAAATCAATAAAAG GAGACTCCAACTTCAGGATCCATACCTCTGAGCAGACAACATTCTTCAATCAGTTTCCAAGATGGGTTGCCATTGGTGGATGTGTTCTCTTGGCCATCATGGGactttacattttataa
- the HMOX1 gene encoding heme oxygenase 1 isoform X1, which produces MQSSDRKESNGVMGDLSEALKEATKDVHQQAENTEFMMNFQKGQVTLHEFKLVMSSLYYVYEALEEEIEHNKENPVFSPLYFPLELHRKSALEEDLEYFYGPQWRKKINFPQSTKSYVERLHHIGRKEPELLLAHAYTRYLGDLSGGQVLKKIAQKALQLPATGEGLAFFTFQHVTNATKFKQLYRSRMNSIDFDSATKKRILEEAKTAFLLNVKVFEELQTLSTRQNDNVTDDASRLRNRIPKSIKAGDSNFRIHTSEQTTFFNQFPRWVAIGGCVLLAIMGLYIL; this is translated from the exons ATGCAATCATCCGACAGAAAGGAATCCAACGG TGTTATGGGGGACTTGTCTGAGGCCTTGAAAGAAGCAACAAAGGATGTCCATCAGCAAGCAGAAAACACAGAGTTCATGATGAATTTTCAGAAAGGACAGGTCACATTACATGAGTTCAAG CTTGTCATGTCATCCTTATACTATGTGTATGAAGCCCTGGAAGAAGAGATtgaacacaacaaagaaaatccagtattttccccactgtatttcCCTCTGGAACTCCATCGCAAAAGTGCTTTGGAAGAAGATCTTGAATACTTCTATGGACCACAGTGGCGAAAAAAGATCAATTTCCCACAGTCCACTAAAAGTTATGTGGAGAGGCTTCATCATATCGGTCGTAAGGAACCAGAGTTGCTGTTGGCTCATGCATACACAAGATATTTAGGAGACCTTTCAGGTGGTCAAGTTCTCAAAAAGATTGCTCAGAAAGCACTTCAGCTACCAGCCACTGGGGAAGGACTGGCCTTTTTCACCTTTCAACATGTTACCAACGCAACAAAGTTCAAACAGCTTTATCGCTCCAGAATGAACTCTATAGATTTCGACAGTGCTACAAAAAAAAGAATCTTAGAAGAAGCAAAGACAGCATTTTTGCTTAATGTAAAG GTTTTTGAAGAACTGCAAACATTATCAACAAGACAGAATGACAATGTAACAGATGATGCTTCAAGATTAAGAAACAGAATACCCAAATCAATAAAAG CAGGAGACTCCAACTTCAGGATCCATACCTCTGAGCAGACAACATTCTTCAATCAGTTTCCAAGATGGGTTGCCATTGGTGGATGTGTTCTCTTGGCCATCATGGGactttacattttataa